A region of Methanomicrobium sp. W14 DNA encodes the following proteins:
- a CDS encoding DNA primase large subunit PriL: MLVELDKKDLAKYPFLKEAQSLVGKRADSIELFLKSRFGGRIGERAVIRIKAALESDFVFNEIRLDNPEDEILSYAVSRLIVSCMKERQMVDKLCRYESERASYFLLTEEYPKKEYVAKSVGITFGADKIRVSDYVELVPNLRDAKWQLVNRDVSEGYVFIQKDESDELLKERIRSVLHSQLPLPVTESLCSLLESSSGEISRVYQEKLVEQFGEVDEGAFPPCMKAIINAVSAGTNIPHTARFSLTAFMHTIGMDTTGIVEVYTRAPDFDVEKTLYQVEHISGRSGTEYTPPGCATMKTYGLCVNPDSLCKGKSIAHPLSYYKLRKKHLDKKNQEKEHSVKDKISSDKDSLKDTEMGKTNNTKINPK; encoded by the coding sequence ATGCTCGTTGAACTTGACAAGAAAGATCTGGCAAAATACCCATTTTTAAAGGAAGCACAGAGCCTTGTCGGCAAAAGGGCTGATTCAATAGAACTTTTTTTAAAGAGCAGGTTCGGCGGCAGGATTGGAGAACGGGCTGTAATCCGTATAAAAGCGGCTCTGGAGTCTGATTTTGTATTCAACGAAATAAGGCTGGATAACCCCGAGGATGAAATCCTTTCATATGCGGTGTCAAGGCTTATTGTGTCCTGCATGAAAGAGCGGCAGATGGTAGATAAACTCTGCCGTTATGAGTCTGAACGTGCTTCATATTTTCTTCTGACCGAGGAATACCCGAAAAAAGAGTATGTTGCAAAAAGTGTCGGAATTACCTTTGGTGCAGACAAAATCAGGGTCTCCGATTATGTGGAGCTTGTCCCTAATCTGCGTGATGCAAAGTGGCAGCTTGTAAACCGTGACGTATCCGAAGGTTATGTCTTTATACAGAAGGATGAGTCTGATGAACTTTTAAAGGAGAGAATTCGTTCGGTTCTTCACAGCCAGCTGCCTCTTCCTGTGACTGAAAGTCTGTGCAGTCTCCTTGAATCCTCGTCAGGGGAAATCTCACGAGTATACCAGGAAAAACTTGTCGAACAGTTCGGTGAGGTTGACGAGGGTGCATTTCCCCCGTGCATGAAGGCTATAATCAATGCCGTATCGGCGGGGACAAATATACCTCACACGGCAAGGTTCTCCCTTACCGCGTTTATGCATACCATAGGGATGGATACGACAGGAATAGTGGAGGTGTACACACGTGCACCTGATTTTGACGTTGAGAAAACCCTTTACCAGGTGGAACATATTTCAGGAAGAAGCGGTACTGAGTATACTCCTCCCGGGTGTGCGACAATGAAAACTTATGGATTGTGCGTAAATCCTGACAGTCTCTGCAAAGGAAAAAGCATAGCTCACCCTTTAAGTTACTATAAGTTGCGTAAAAAACACCTCGATAAAAAAAATCAGGAAAAAGAACATTCTGTTAAAGACAAAATTTCAAGCGATAAAGACAGCCTGAAAGACACAGAAATGGGTAAAACAAATAATACTAAGATAAACCCCAAATAG
- a CDS encoding 30S ribosomal protein S17e, with product MGIKPTYIKALSQELLSKNTGKFTNDFDGNKVVVDEVAVIDSKRVRNRVAGAITRKVNRKKVI from the coding sequence ATGGGAATTAAACCGACATACATAAAGGCTCTGAGCCAGGAACTGCTTTCTAAGAACACAGGAAAGTTCACAAATGATTTTGACGGGAACAAAGTTGTCGTTGACGAAGTTGCAGTAATCGATTCGAAACGTGTCCGCAACAGAGTCGCAGGCGCAATTACAAGAAAAGTAAATAGAAAGAAAGTCATATAA
- a CDS encoding thiamine-phosphate synthase family protein yields MRDEEKQNATDMLSLAMEKIAGLVPPWFIPEVGMNVAYALPDARVTGDVAAVEGRIVRLGNKVHPVGDIKFGASSHVARIVLTAMKFDSDIRSAVNIRFSEEIIKKAEDLLLEVRSFDREKEPSGVSTMDWGVAFCCSEGDVPDVIYDRGGVGKEPMIRFLGEDPLTVVNNIIMIAERINNKNKN; encoded by the coding sequence ATGCGTGACGAGGAAAAACAGAATGCTACAGACATGCTTTCGCTGGCTATGGAAAAAATAGCTGGCCTTGTTCCGCCATGGTTTATTCCGGAAGTTGGTATGAATGTCGCATATGCACTTCCCGATGCGCGTGTGACCGGCGATGTCGCAGCAGTTGAAGGCAGAATAGTAAGGCTTGGAAACAAAGTCCACCCTGTAGGAGATATAAAATTCGGCGCAAGCAGCCATGTGGCAAGAATTGTACTGACAGCCATGAAGTTTGACAGTGACATAAGAAGTGCCGTAAACATCCGTTTTTCTGAAGAGATAATAAAAAAGGCAGAAGACCTGCTCCTTGAAGTCAGGAGTTTTGACAGGGAAAAAGAGCCTTCCGGGGTCAGCACCATGGACTGGGGTGTCGCCTTCTGTTGCAGCGAGGGGGATGTTCCCGATGTCATATATGACCGCGGAGGAGTCGGAAAAGAGCCCATGATAAGATTTCTTGGTGAGGACCCGCTGACAGTCGTCAATAATATTATTATGATAGCCGAGCGCATAAATAATAAAAATAAAAACTAA
- a CDS encoding DUF373 family protein yields the protein MPDVKTLILCVDRDDDIGFKANINEPVVGRDNCLNAANSLALSDPEDSDVNAMFQALKTYDELKAKGEDVYISVIGGNHTNEIEGDRRISQELGKIVWENEINECILVTDGAEDEFVLPIIQSVVDVKSIQRVIVNQMPNLEGTYYIIKKFMDDPKVARTFLVPIGLAMLLYAIANLMGTPEIAVVIVVGVLGLFLLFKGMGIDEYFNYALNALHSSFLGGRFTFIAYISAILIGIIGVIIGLTSLLEWYSVEQGILFYLLSFTYGSIAYFTIAVLIASIGKIIDIYLNDITILGRYISIPFFVTAVGIIIYGASIYILAVSSNLDFPFLGIEGVRVIVYTTSIGLILAATGMYLQKYIIKWTKIKLNSEL from the coding sequence ATGCCGGATGTTAAAACACTGATTCTGTGTGTCGATCGCGATGATGATATCGGTTTTAAGGCAAACATAAATGAACCGGTTGTCGGAAGGGACAACTGCCTTAATGCGGCCAACAGTCTGGCTCTCTCCGATCCTGAGGATTCCGATGTCAATGCAATGTTTCAGGCTCTGAAAACCTATGATGAGCTTAAGGCAAAAGGCGAAGACGTATACATATCAGTTATCGGGGGCAACCACACAAACGAAATAGAAGGAGACAGGAGGATCTCACAAGAACTCGGAAAGATTGTCTGGGAGAATGAGATCAATGAATGCATACTCGTCACTGACGGAGCAGAGGACGAATTTGTACTCCCTATTATTCAGTCTGTTGTGGACGTCAAAAGCATTCAGCGTGTTATAGTGAACCAGATGCCCAATCTTGAGGGCACCTACTATATAATCAAAAAATTCATGGATGACCCTAAGGTAGCAAGAACTTTCCTTGTGCCTATAGGTCTTGCAATGCTTCTCTATGCTATTGCAAACCTTATGGGAACCCCGGAGATAGCTGTTGTAATAGTAGTGGGCGTCTTAGGACTGTTTCTGCTCTTCAAAGGAATGGGAATTGACGAATATTTCAACTATGCCCTCAATGCCCTCCACTCTTCCTTTTTGGGGGGGAGATTTACGTTCATTGCCTACATCTCGGCTATACTTATAGGAATAATCGGTGTAATTATCGGACTTACAAGTCTTCTTGAATGGTATTCCGTAGAGCAGGGAATTTTGTTTTATCTGCTTTCGTTCACATACGGATCAATAGCTTACTTCACTATAGCAGTCCTGATAGCGTCCATAGGCAAAATCATCGATATTTATCTCAATGATATAACAATTCTCGGGAGATATATCTCAATACCTTTCTTTGTCACAGCTGTGGGGATTATCATATACGGTGCAAGCATATACATCCTTGCAGTCAGCAGTAACCTGGACTTCCCGTTCCTCGGAATTGAAGGTGTAAGAGTTATTGTATACACAACGTCAATCGGGCTGATACTTGCGGCAACCGGAATGTACCTGCAAAAATACATAATAAAGTGGACAAAAATAAAACTGAATTCTGAACTTTAA
- a CDS encoding DUF362 domain-containing protein, whose translation MVAVVDKDSCTGCENCVDACPSEAITMNDGIASVDKDKCVDCEACVDECPVEAISME comes from the coding sequence ATGGTAGCAGTAGTAGACAAAGATTCTTGTACAGGTTGCGAAAACTGCGTTGACGCATGTCCATCGGAAGCAATTACAATGAATGACGGTATTGCATCAGTGGACAAAGACAAATGCGTTGACTGTGAAGCATGTGTGGACGAGTGCCCTGTTGAAGCAATCAGCATGGAATAA
- the asd gene encoding aspartate-semialdehyde dehydrogenase has protein sequence MINVGVLGATGAVGQRFVQLLASHPWFNLQTLTASERSAGKSYRDAVNWRLDEPFPESVGDIVVKNTDVNSVKDLDLVFSALPASLATNLETDISRAGVAVCSNASSHRMDEKVPLVIPEVNPDHLGLIDLQRDSGSDGFIVTNPNCSTIVMVSALNPIKHHEISDIRVATMQAISGAGFEGVAAMSIYDNVIPFIGSEEEKMENETQKIMGTFDGSQIISAPFSVSASCHRVPVIDGHTLAVWLGVNASVEELKNDYRNYRAPFSGLPTQPDKSVILLEQEDRPQPRLDRNRGRGMTVSVGRVREGIRFIAMGHNTIRGAAGASVLNAELIVSKKYL, from the coding sequence ATGATCAATGTAGGAGTATTAGGTGCAACCGGTGCAGTAGGGCAGCGGTTTGTACAGCTGCTTGCCAGTCATCCCTGGTTTAATCTCCAGACCCTGACGGCATCTGAACGCAGTGCGGGAAAGAGTTACCGCGATGCGGTAAACTGGCGTCTTGACGAACCCTTTCCGGAATCTGTTGGTGATATCGTAGTAAAAAACACTGATGTAAACAGCGTAAAGGATTTGGATCTTGTATTTTCTGCTCTTCCTGCAAGTCTTGCAACAAATCTGGAGACAGATATTTCGCGTGCCGGTGTGGCGGTATGCAGTAATGCATCCTCCCACAGGATGGATGAAAAAGTTCCTCTTGTGATTCCTGAAGTGAATCCCGACCACCTGGGCCTTATAGATCTGCAGCGTGACAGCGGCAGTGACGGGTTTATTGTAACGAATCCTAACTGTTCAACTATAGTTATGGTTTCTGCGCTAAACCCAATAAAGCACCATGAAATTTCTGATATTCGCGTGGCAACAATGCAGGCCATATCCGGGGCCGGTTTTGAAGGTGTTGCGGCAATGTCAATCTATGACAACGTGATTCCTTTCATCGGTTCTGAAGAGGAAAAAATGGAGAACGAAACCCAGAAAATTATGGGGACCTTTGATGGTTCACAGATCATCAGTGCGCCGTTTTCAGTCAGCGCGAGCTGCCACCGTGTACCCGTAATAGATGGGCATACCCTGGCAGTCTGGCTTGGAGTCAACGCTTCGGTTGAGGAACTGAAGAATGACTACAGGAATTACAGGGCACCGTTTTCAGGTCTTCCTACACAGCCTGACAAGTCCGTAATTCTTCTGGAACAGGAGGACAGACCACAGCCCAGACTTGACAGAAATCGTGGCAGGGGAATGACGGTTTCTGTAGGAAGGGTTCGTGAAGGCATACGCTTTATTGCTATGGGGCACAATACCATACGTGGAGCAGCAGGTGCATCTGTCCTTAATGCAGAACTAATCGTTAGCAAAAAGTATCTTTAA
- the albA gene encoding DNA-binding protein Alba: MTDNTVFVGNKPVMNYVLAVVTQFNQGAEEVSVKARGKAISRAVDTTEIALNRFLENVKKSEIETSTEIVDTESGKTNVSSIEIKLTKI, encoded by the coding sequence TTGACAGACAATACAGTGTTCGTAGGTAACAAACCTGTAATGAACTATGTTCTTGCAGTAGTTACGCAATTCAACCAGGGAGCTGAAGAAGTTTCAGTTAAAGCGCGTGGGAAAGCAATTTCCCGCGCTGTTGATACAACGGAGATTGCATTAAACCGTTTTTTGGAGAATGTCAAAAAGTCAGAGATAGAGACTTCTACAGAAATCGTTGATACTGAGAGTGGTAAAACAAACGTCTCCAGTATTGAGATTAAATTGACGAAAATCTAA
- a CDS encoding DNA polymerase sliding clamp: MLKATINTEIFKETVDVIVAIVTECRLNVSEAGFMARAVDTANVAMISIELSSGAFSKYSATETVVGIDVNKMKNIVGMMGKEDAISLDLAEGGYKMELAFGGYKYSLALLDVNTVRKDPNMPTIQLPGKVVISGSELNDAIKAASLVSDKIAFGINPEKGTFYMEADGDTDHINLEISGSDLKSFVPAEARSLFSLDYLKDMGRVMSRAEEVEIQIGVDHPVKFAFSIADGNGKVEYLLAPRIEAD, from the coding sequence ATGTTGAAGGCAACCATAAATACTGAAATTTTTAAGGAAACAGTTGACGTTATAGTGGCAATCGTGACGGAATGCCGTCTGAATGTAAGTGAAGCAGGGTTTATGGCCCGTGCTGTTGACACAGCAAACGTAGCAATGATCTCTATTGAGCTTTCATCAGGTGCGTTCTCAAAATATTCCGCAACAGAGACTGTTGTGGGAATTGACGTAAACAAGATGAAGAACATTGTGGGTATGATGGGAAAGGAAGATGCTATATCCCTTGACCTGGCAGAAGGGGGCTATAAAATGGAACTTGCATTCGGCGGGTACAAGTATTCCCTGGCACTTCTGGATGTTAATACGGTCAGAAAAGATCCTAACATGCCGACAATACAGCTGCCCGGGAAAGTTGTCATATCCGGTTCTGAATTAAATGACGCAATAAAGGCGGCGTCTCTTGTTTCCGATAAAATAGCATTCGGTATAAACCCTGAAAAAGGTACTTTTTACATGGAGGCCGACGGAGATACCGATCATATCAATCTTGAAATCAGTGGAAGCGATCTGAAGTCATTTGTACCTGCAGAAGCGCGTTCACTGTTTTCCCTTGATTACCTGAAGGATATGGGCCGGGTTATGAGCAGGGCTGAAGAGGTTGAAATCCAGATCGGAGTTGATCACCCGGTAAAATTTGCATTTAGTATAGCAGATGGCAACGGAAAAGTCGAATATCTGCTTGCACCACGTATAGAAGCAGACTGA
- the dapB gene encoding 4-hydroxy-tetrahydrodipicolinate reductase has protein sequence MIKVGICGALGRMGTKIGGLVNDSPDLELVGGIDVKAGQFYGTEVYESCRIDEFLKEKKPDVLVDFTVAGAAVENVKAASKNGVAVIVGTTGFSEEQREELDKTITGRIPAVISSNFSLGVNIFWRLVREAAKQLKDYDIEVIEAHHHFKKDAPSGTAKTIIKILKEEVGDRKEVYGREGMVGERGDEIGVHVIRGGDIVGDHTVMFAGNDEVIELTHRAYDRLVFAHGVVRSIPWIYKKSPGIYSMDDVLGFND, from the coding sequence ATGATTAAAGTTGGTATATGCGGAGCTCTCGGAAGAATGGGGACAAAGATAGGCGGACTTGTAAATGATTCGCCGGACCTTGAGCTTGTCGGAGGAATAGACGTAAAAGCCGGACAGTTCTATGGCACTGAAGTATATGAGTCCTGCCGAATAGATGAGTTCCTGAAAGAGAAAAAACCTGATGTCCTTGTTGATTTTACGGTTGCCGGCGCTGCTGTTGAAAACGTAAAAGCTGCATCAAAAAACGGCGTTGCGGTTATTGTCGGGACAACAGGTTTTTCCGAAGAACAGAGAGAGGAACTTGATAAAACTATCACAGGCCGTATTCCGGCGGTAATTTCAAGCAACTTCAGTCTCGGCGTAAACATATTCTGGAGACTTGTAAGAGAGGCCGCAAAACAGCTGAAAGACTATGATATTGAGGTCATTGAGGCCCATCATCATTTCAAAAAGGACGCCCCGAGCGGGACTGCCAAAACGATTATAAAGATATTAAAAGAAGAGGTTGGTGACCGTAAGGAGGTCTACGGGCGTGAAGGCATGGTCGGAGAACGTGGTGATGAAATAGGTGTTCACGTAATACGCGGGGGAGATATAGTCGGCGATCATACAGTTATGTTTGCAGGAAACGATGAGGTTATAGAACTCACTCATCGCGCATATGACAGGCTTGTATTTGCGCACGGAGTAGTTCGTTCAATACCATGGATCTATAAAAAATCTCCGGGCATTTACTCAATGGACGATGTCCTTGGTTTTAATGACTGA
- the dapA gene encoding 4-hydroxy-tetrahydrodipicolinate synthase, producing the protein MFEGVYPALITPFKDNQQRELDLEGLKSNIDFLISQGVHGIVPCGSTGESATLTFEEHEEVIKKSVEVADGRVPVLAGTGSNNTAEAVRFTKAARDIGADGVLVLSPYYNKPNRSGLVKHYEKLADLDIPVVIYNVPGRTGQNLLPDLIIELAEYPGIAGIKEASGDITQVSAIIEGTRDFDFTVISGDDAMTLPILALGGGGVISVTANVEPEMMVKMYESFESGSLDEARKMHYLLSPMFRTMFIETNPIPVKTAVGMRGMAAGPLRLPLDELDKDKKEILKGVLERYD; encoded by the coding sequence ATGTTTGAGGGAGTATATCCAGCATTAATAACTCCTTTTAAGGATAATCAACAAAGAGAGCTGGACCTTGAAGGTCTTAAATCCAACATAGACTTTCTTATTTCACAAGGTGTCCACGGGATTGTGCCATGCGGTTCCACCGGCGAGTCCGCGACGCTTACGTTTGAAGAGCATGAGGAAGTAATCAAAAAGTCCGTAGAGGTAGCGGACGGGCGTGTCCCTGTCCTTGCAGGAACAGGTTCCAACAATACTGCGGAAGCAGTAAGGTTTACAAAAGCCGCCAGAGATATTGGTGCTGACGGTGTTCTTGTTTTGAGTCCGTATTACAACAAACCGAACCGTTCGGGACTCGTTAAGCATTACGAAAAGCTTGCAGACCTGGATATTCCTGTTGTAATCTATAATGTTCCCGGAAGGACCGGGCAGAACCTTTTGCCTGACCTTATCATAGAGCTTGCCGAATACCCTGGTATTGCTGGTATAAAAGAGGCAAGCGGGGATATAACTCAGGTGTCGGCTATAATAGAAGGCACCCGTGATTTTGATTTTACGGTAATTTCCGGAGATGATGCTATGACACTTCCGATTCTTGCCCTCGGCGGCGGAGGTGTGATAAGTGTTACGGCAAACGTCGAACCTGAAATGATGGTGAAGATGTACGAGAGCTTTGAGTCAGGTTCTCTTGATGAAGCACGTAAAATGCATTATCTGCTTTCCCCTATGTTTCGGACAATGTTCATAGAGACTAATCCGATTCCTGTCAAGACTGCCGTAGGAATGAGAGGTATGGCGGCGGGGCCTCTCAGGCTTCCCCTTGATGAACTGGACAAAGACAAAAAAGAAATTCTCAAAGGAGTTTTGGAAAGATATGATTAA